Genomic window ([Empedobacter] haloabium):
GCCTCGCCGCGCAGGCGCTCGGCCACCACAGCAATCCTGATCAGTTGCTCGGCAATCCGGATCAGGCAGGGCAGCCGCCGATGCGCGACGATGATGTTTCCAACAACATGACAGGAAACCTCACCATGGAAGTCGTCATCACCGACCTGCCCGCCGTCCGCGTCGCGTATTTTCGCCATATCGGTCCGTACGGACCGGGTATCACCTCGTTCTGGCGCACCGTCGTCGCACCGTGGATGCAGTCGCGCGGCCTGGAAGCGCCGCTCTGCATTGGCATCGGCTACGACGATCCCAGCATGACGCCTGCAGACAAATGCCGCTACGACGCCTGTGTCGCCCTGCCTGAAGACTTCACGGACACTGGCGCGGCCGATATCGCCACACTGCCCGGCGGCCGCTATGCGCGCGCCGCCTTCACGGGAGAGCCGGCCGGCATCGCCGATGCGTGGACCTGGATGACGCGCAACTGGCTGCCGTCGAGCGGCCTGCAATGCGACGACCGCCCATGCCTTGAAATCTTCCGCCCCGAAACGGCCGTCGATCCGGAAACCGGGGCCATGCGCTGCGACCTCTGCATTCCGGTCCGCCCGCTCTGACGAGCCAACCCGGCAGCGCGTCGTTCGACGCGCGCCGGGTCCCTTCACCACATCGCTTTATCAGCTCCCACCGCAGTTCAGGCGCGCCAAAACGCGCTTCGTCGCATCCGGGTGGCCGCCGCCCTTGTCGAATCGTACAGTGCCACCATCGCACCGTCCCTTTGCCGGCAGCGGCCAACCCACTTCGAGAAAACCAATGACATCCGAACTGCCTTCGATCTCCCGGCGCCGCTGGCGCAAGCCGGCCATCGCCCTCGTCGCCCTGGCTGTCGCCGGTGGCGCGTACACGGTGCTGCGCCCGCAGCCCGCGCCCGCCGCGGCCACGGCCAGCGCCGCGCCGGCCAAGCCGGTCGTCTACGAGCTGGCCGCGACCGACGTCGCCGCCGTCGCGGCGCGGCCGCTGGCGGTGCAGCTGCCGCTGTCGGGCAGCCTGGCGCCGGTCAGCCAGGCCACCGTCAAGTCGAAGGTGTCCGGCGTGGTCGAGGAATCGGCGCTGCGCGAAGGCATGGCCGTGACGGCCGGCCAGGTGCTGGCAAGGATCGACCAGGCCGACCTGCGCGCGCGCATGACGCAGCAGCAGGCCTTGCTGGACGAGGCGCAGGCGCGCCTGGCGATGGCGCAAAAGAACGAAGCCAACAGCCGCGCGCTGCTGGCGCAGAAATACATCTCGCAGACGGCCTACGACACCAATGCCAATGCGGTGGACCTGGCCCGCGCGGCCGTGAAGGCGGCGTCCGCCCAAGTGGAACTGGCGCGCATCGCGCTGGCCGACAGCACGATCCGCGCGCCGATGAGCGGCATCGTCAGCAAGCGCCACGTGCAGGCCGGCGAAAAAGTGGCGCCGGACATGCCTGTCTACACCATCGTCAGCCTGGCCGAGCTGACCCTGGAAGCGCAGGTGCCGACCAGCGACATCCCGCGCATCAAGCCAGGGCAGGAAGTGAGCTTCCGGGTCGACGGCTTCGCGGGCCGCGCGTTTGCCGGCAAGGTCGCGCGCATCAACCCGACCACGGAAGCGGGATCGCGCGCGATGCTGGTGTATATCTCGGTGCCGAACGACGACGGCGCCCTGCGCGGCGGCATGTTCGCCAAGGGCAGCATCGTCACGGAACGCACCGCCGCCCTGCCACAGGTGCCGGTGACGGCGCTGCGCGAAGAGAGTGGCCGCCAGCTGGTCTACAAGGTCGCCGGCGGCAAGGTGGTGGCCCAGCCGGTCACGCTGGGCCTGCGCAACGAGGACGAAGGCCTGGCCGCCGTCACCGAGGGGCTGGCGCAGGGCGAGCACGTGATCGTCTCGAAGCTGGACGGCGTCAAGCCGGGCGCCAGCGTGCGCCTGCCTGCACCGGGCGCACTGGCGCAGGACGCCAAGCCGGCCATTAAGCAACCGCAGGGGTAAGCCATGTGGATCACGAAGATCAGTATCCGCCAGCCCGTCTTCGCGACGATGGTGATGATCGGCCTGATGGTGCTGGGCCTGGCGTCCTATCGCGGCCTGGGCGTGGAAAGCATGCCGAACGTGGAGATCCCGTTCGTCGCCATCGAGGTGGCCTATCCAGGCGCCTCGCCGGAAGCCGTCGAGACGGACATCACCCGCCCCATCGAGGACATCGTCAACACCGTGCGCGGCGTGCGCACCCTGCGCGCCAACTCGTGGGAGGGCAAGGCCGGCATCTACATCGAGTTCGAACTGTCCACCAATATGGACAAGGCGATGCAGGACATCCGCGACAAGGTCGGCATCGTGCGTCCGCGCTTCCCGAAGGAGGCCAAGGACCCGTTCATCGTGCGCGAGGAAGGCGACAACGCGCAGCCGGTGGTGCGGCTGACGCTGACGTCGCCGAACGTCGACATCCGCACGCTGTCCACCCTGGCCGACCAGGTCATCGTCAAGCGCCTGCAGGGCGTGCCGGGCGTCGGCCAGGTGCGCAGCTACGGCCAGGCCAAGCGCGAAATCCTGATCAGCCTGAAACCGGCCGAGATGACGGCGCAGGGCGTCGGCGTCAACGAGGTGATGCGGGCGATCCAGGACACCAATGCCAATCTCCCGGCCGGCAACATCACGCGTGACGCCAGCGACCGGCTGGTACGCGTCGAGGGCAAGCTGAAGGAACCGCGCGAGTTCAACAAGATCATCGTCGCGCGCCGCGCCAATGGTCCGGTCTATCTGGAACAGGTGGCCGACGTGGTGGACGGCGAGGCGGAAGAGCGCTCGCTGGCCCGCATCGACGGCAAGCGCGGCATCTCGCTGGAAGTGACGAAGGTGCAGGACTCCAATGTGGTCGAGGTGGGCGAAGGCATCAAGGCCGTCGTGGCCGACCTGCAAAAATCGCTGCCGGCCGGCGTGGCGCTGACGATCTCGGACGCCGAATCGGACCGCGTGCAGAACCAGCTCAATAACGTCAAGCGCACCATTATCGAAGGCGCCGTGCTGACGATGATCATCGTGTTCTTCTTCCTGCATTCGTGGCGCTCGACGATCATCACCGGCCTGACCCTGCCGATCTCGGTGCTGGCCAGCTTCATCGCGATGAAGGCTTTCGGCTTCACCTTGAACTTCCTGACCTTGATGGCGCTGTCGCTGTGCATCGGCCTCTTGATCGACGACGCCATCGTGGTGCGCGAGAACATCGTGCGCCACCTGGGCTTCGGCAAGAACCACCGCAAGGCGGCGGAAGACGGCACCAACGAGATCGGCGTGGCCGTGATGGCGACGACCTTCGCCATCGTCGCGGTGTTCGTGCCGGTCGCCTTCATGGACGGCATCATCGGCCGCTTCTTCCTGCAGTTCGGCATCACCGTCACGGTGGCCGTGCTGGTATCGCTGTTCGTCAGCTTCACGCTCGACCCGATGCTGTCTTCGGTCTGGCACGATCCCGTCAAGGATCGCTTCAAGTACCTGCCCTGGCTGGGCCGCTTGATGGAAACCATCGAGCACGGCATCGACAAGGTGCACGTCTGGTACGGCAAGGTGCTGGCCGTGGCACTGGACTGGCGCAAGACGACGCTGGCGCTGACCCTGGCGATTTTTGTCGGCAGCCTGCTGCTGGTGCCGAAGATCGGCGGCGAAATGTTCCCCGAGACGGACCGCGGCTGGATCGACATGCAGTTCAAGGTGCCGGTCGGCTCCAGCCTGGAATACAACGCCAGCAAGGTGGCGCAGGTGGAAGCGGCGCTGCGCGAATTCCCGGAAGTCGAGACGGTGTTCAGCAATATCGGCGCGGCCGAGGGCCGCCACATCTCCTACGTGAACGTGAAGCTGACGGACGTGCACAAGACGCACCGCCGCCCGCAGAAGGAACTGGAAAAGGCCATCCGCGCGCGGCTGGCGACGATCCCCGGCATCACGCCATCGGTCGGCCAGAAGCCCATCTTCATCGCCATCCTGGGCACGGACGAAGCGAAGCTGGACAAGGTGGCGCACCAGCTGATGGACAAGATGAAGGCGATCAAGGGCGTGGCCGACCTGGAATACAGCCAGGAAGGCGCCAACCCGTCGACGTCGATCCGCATCAACAACGAGCTGGCCAGCGACCTGGGACTGACCACGCAGCAGATCGGCGCGGCACTGCGGCCGTTCGTGGCCGGCGAGACGGTCAGCTACTGGCTGGCGCCGGACGGCCAGAACTACGACGTCAACGTGCAGCTGCCGAAAGTGGGCCGCCAACGCGTGGCCGACCTGGCCGACCTGTCGCTGGCGTCGAGCAAGCCGGGCCCGGACGGCCGGCCGCTGATGGTGCCGCTGCGCCAGGTGGTCGAGTTCGTGCCGTCGTATTCGCCACAGGTGCTGAAGCGCCAGGCGCTGATGCGGCGCGTGGCCGTGATGGCCGGCGTCGAAGGCCGCCCCGGCGGCGACGTGGACGCGGACGTCAAGAAGGCGATGGACTCCATCGAGATGCCGGCCGGCGTGCGTTTCGACGTGGGTGGCCAGGCCAAGCAGATGCAGGAAACGCTGACCAGCGCCATGATCGCGCTGGGTATCGCCATCGTCTTCATCTACCTGGTGCTGGCCTCGCAGTTCGGCAGCTTCCTGCAGCCGGTGGCGATCATGATGTCGCTGCCGCTCTCCTTGATCGGCGTGCTGCTGGCATTGCTGGTGACAGGATCGACCTTGAACATCTTCTCCGTGATCGGCGTGATCATGCTGATGGGTCTGGTGACGAAAAACGCGATCCTGCTGGTGGACTTCACCAACCATGGCCAGCAAGGCGGCATGACGCAGCGCGATGCCATCATGGCGGCCGGCCAGGTGCGCCTGCGGCCGATCCTGATGACGACCTTGGCGATGATCTTCGGCATGCTGCCGATGGCGATCGGCATGGGCGAAGGCGGCGAGACACAGGCGCCGATGGGCCGTGCGGTGATCGGCGGCGTGATCACCTCGACCTTGCTGACCCTCGTCGTGGTGCCGGTCGCGTATACGTATCTCGACAACCTGGGCAAGCGGGCCAAGCGCTGGTTCGCGGCGCCGGAAGAGAAGCCGGCGGTGGTGGCGGTGGCGGATGCCGCTTGAGTAATTGATGAACCGTGGTGACAGGCACCTTTCTTCGCGTCGGAGACGCGAAGAAAGGTGCCTGTCACCGGTGGCTTACGCGGTTACTGCTCCTTCTCGACGTCGGCACTCTCTTCGGCCTCATCGGCTTCCTCCGCCTCGTCCGTCTGCTCAGCAGAAGCCGTTTCCCCCGCGGGACGCAGCTTCGCCTCCTGCTTGCGCCGGGCCTTTTCCTCGGCCTTGCGTTTCTTCTCCAGCTCCCGTTGCCGCTTCTCGTACGAGAAATTCGTTTTTGCCATGGCGTACCTCCTTTGCGGTCATTATGCCGTAGCTCCAGCATCGCAGACTTTTTTATCCGCGCGGATGATGTACCGCATGCAACTGCTTAAGCCGTTCGCGCGCCACGTGGGTGTAGATCTGCGTGGTGGAGATGTCCGAATGTCCCAGCAAGAGCTGGACCACGCGCAGGTCGGCGCCATGGTTGAGCAGGTGCGTCGCGAAGGCGTGCCGCAAGGTGTGGGGTGACAGCGGCGCCGTGATGCCGGCGCGCGCCGCGTGCTTCTTGACGATGACCCAGAACATCTGCCGCGTCATCGCCCCGCCGCGCGCGGTGACGAACAGGGCGTCGTCCTGCTGGCCGTTGAGGATGATGCCGCGCGCTTCTCGCAAATAGCGTTCAAGCCACGCGCGCGCCTGCGCGCCGAACGGCACCAGGCGGGTCTTGCTGCCCTTGCCGGTGATGCGCAGCACGCCTTCGTTCAGGCCCAATTCAGTGAGCTTGATCGCCACCAGTTCGGACACCCGCAGCCCGCTGGCGTACATCAGCTCCAGCATCGTGCGGTCGCGCACCCCCAGCGGCTCGCGCTCATCCGGCGCGGCCAGCAGCGCCTCGACCTGCGCTTCGGAGAGGGTGTGCACGAAGCGCGTCGGCTGCTTCGCGGACGCCACTTTCAGGCACGGGTCCTGCGCGATCCGGTTCTGCCGCAAGGCCTGCTGGTAAAAGCGCTTCAGTACCGACAGGCGGCGGTTCGACGTGGTCGCCTTGGTGTCGTCATGGCGCGCGGCGAAATACGCGTCGACGTCGGCCCGTGTCACGGCCAGCAGCGATTTGCCGGCCTGGGTCACGTCCAGCCACTGCGCGAACGCGCGCATGTCGCGGCGGTAGGCGTCCAGCGAATTCTTCGACAGCCCATCCTCCAGCCACAAGGCGTCGCAGAAGGCGTCGATCAGAGCAGCGTCGTCTGCTGCCATGCGTACTCGCGCAGTCCTTCGTGGGCCAGCAGCCAGCGCTTGACGTTGAGGGTGAAACCATTACGGTCGTCGCTGCCGGCAAAACCGCCCAGGCCCTGGGCACCCGTCACGCGGTGGCACGGCACCACCAGCGGGAAGTAGTTGGCGCCACAGGCCTGGCCCACCGCGCGCGGCATCGAGCCGACGTGTTTCGCCACCTCGCCATAGGTGCGCACTTCGCCGCGCGGGATCGCGCTGATGGTCGCCCATACCTTGCGCTGGAATTCGCTGCCCACCTGTGCCAGCGGCAGGTCGAAACGGAAGTCCGGATCGTCGCAGTAGCGCAGCACCTGGGCCGCGGCTTGCTCGGCGACGCCATCTTGCGGCGCCTTTTCCTCGAAGCTGGCCGGCAGGTAGACCAGCTCGGTGATGACGGCTCCGCCGGTGCGGATGCCGAGGGCGCCGAATGGGGTGGGGACGATGGCGGCAAACAGCTCGCTTGCCTGTTGTATTTTAGTCACGTTTGAACTCCCTGCTGCTGTGGCGGACATGCTACACGATCGCCCTGGCGCCAGCCATATTCAGGATGCCCAGACGAAAAAAAACGCACCCGCAGGTGCGTAGGGTCGAAAAAAACGCACCCGCAGGTGCGTTTTAACTCTTACGTTGGCACGGTTCCGGCTGTTTGGTCCCGCTGCGGCGTGGCTTGTGGCCGCCTGCAGCGGTGATGCCAACAGCATCTTGTAAACCGCGTGTCTCCTCGCATTATCGCGCCGTCTCCGGCAGCCTTCTTATTTACCACTCCCCACTAATACGCATGTTCTTTGCTACCTTGGTGCATATCGATATATGTTGCACCAAACCGGAGCGAGGCAATCATAACTGATCCGTCCTCGACTTTCTCCAGTTTTTTTTAGGCAAGTAACAAATTGGTCACACTGCAAATCATAGTGGCAACGAAGGCATTTTTTGTGGTAAGCGCGTCAACCGACGCTGCCGTACACCAGGTTCGGCAGCCACAGCGAGATCGCCGGCACGTACGTCACCACCAGCAGGAAGCCCAGCATCGTCAGCAGCCACGGCATCACCGCCACCGTCAGCTCCGAGATGCCCATCTTCGTGATACCCGAGGCCACGTACAGGTTCAGGCCCACCGGCGGGTGGCACATGCCCACTTCCATGTTCACCACGATCAGGATGCCGAAGTGGATCGGGTTGATGCCCAGCGCGACCGCCACGGGGAACAGGATCGGCGCCATGATCAGCACGATGGATGACGGCTCCATGAAGTTACCCGCGATCAGCAGCAGGATGTTCACCACCAGCAGGAAGGCGATCGGGCCCAGGCCCTGCGCCGTCAGCCAGGCCGCCATCTCCTGCGGGATGTTCTCGCTGGTCATCAGGAACGAGAACAGCACGGCGTTCGTGATGATGTACAGCAGCATCGCCGACATCGAGGCGGAATCGAGCAGCACCTTGCCGACCTGTTTCAGCTTCAGGTCCTTGTAGACGAACACGGCGATGATGAACGCATACACCGCCGCCATGGCCGCCGCTTCCGTCGGCGTGAACACGCCCGAGTAGATGCCGCCCATGACGATGACGATCAGCAGCAGGCCCCAGCCGCTCTTGCGGAACGCGGCAAAGCGCTCGCCCCAGGTGGCTTTCGGCATGCGCGGGTAGTTGTGCTTTTTCGCCAGCACCCAGGTGGTCAGGCCCAGCAGGAATGCCAGCATGATGCCGGGCACCACGCCGGCCATGAACAGCGCGCCCACCGACGTGTTGGTGGTCACCGAATACATCACCATCACGATCGACGGCGGGATCAGGATGCCCAGTGCGCCCGAGGTCGTGATGACGCCCGCGCCGAAGCGCTTCGGATAGCCCTGCTTCACCATGGCCGGCAGGATGATCGAGCCGATCGCCACGACGGTCGCCGGGCTGGAACCGGAAACCGCCGCGAACAGCGCGCAGGCCAGCACGCCCGCGAGCGCCAGGCCGCCGTGCCAGTGGCCGACCATCGACGTGGCGAAGTTGATCATGCGCCGCGCCACGCCGCCGTGCGTCAGGAAGTTACCGGCCAGGATGAAGAACGGGATCGCCATG
Coding sequences:
- a CDS encoding GyrI-like domain-containing protein; the protein is MNAPLFASPRDEYARRMTRVLNYIDAHLDQPLELAQLADVANFSRFHFHRIFHAWMGETLGDYLRRRRLEKAAFRLSCGPVETVLETALATGFGSGEAFARAFKAKFGRTPSEWRRDTPRRLAAQALGHHSNPDQLLGNPDQAGQPPMRDDDVSNNMTGNLTMEVVITDLPAVRVAYFRHIGPYGPGITSFWRTVVAPWMQSRGLEAPLCIGIGYDDPSMTPADKCRYDACVALPEDFTDTGAADIATLPGGRYARAAFTGEPAGIADAWTWMTRNWLPSSGLQCDDRPCLEIFRPETAVDPETGAMRCDLCIPVRPL
- a CDS encoding efflux RND transporter periplasmic adaptor subunit, producing MTSELPSISRRRWRKPAIALVALAVAGGAYTVLRPQPAPAAATASAAPAKPVVYELAATDVAAVAARPLAVQLPLSGSLAPVSQATVKSKVSGVVEESALREGMAVTAGQVLARIDQADLRARMTQQQALLDEAQARLAMAQKNEANSRALLAQKYISQTAYDTNANAVDLARAAVKAASAQVELARIALADSTIRAPMSGIVSKRHVQAGEKVAPDMPVYTIVSLAELTLEAQVPTSDIPRIKPGQEVSFRVDGFAGRAFAGKVARINPTTEAGSRAMLVYISVPNDDGALRGGMFAKGSIVTERTAALPQVPVTALREESGRQLVYKVAGGKVVAQPVTLGLRNEDEGLAAVTEGLAQGEHVIVSKLDGVKPGASVRLPAPGALAQDAKPAIKQPQG
- a CDS encoding efflux RND transporter permease subunit, with product MWITKISIRQPVFATMVMIGLMVLGLASYRGLGVESMPNVEIPFVAIEVAYPGASPEAVETDITRPIEDIVNTVRGVRTLRANSWEGKAGIYIEFELSTNMDKAMQDIRDKVGIVRPRFPKEAKDPFIVREEGDNAQPVVRLTLTSPNVDIRTLSTLADQVIVKRLQGVPGVGQVRSYGQAKREILISLKPAEMTAQGVGVNEVMRAIQDTNANLPAGNITRDASDRLVRVEGKLKEPREFNKIIVARRANGPVYLEQVADVVDGEAEERSLARIDGKRGISLEVTKVQDSNVVEVGEGIKAVVADLQKSLPAGVALTISDAESDRVQNQLNNVKRTIIEGAVLTMIIVFFFLHSWRSTIITGLTLPISVLASFIAMKAFGFTLNFLTLMALSLCIGLLIDDAIVVRENIVRHLGFGKNHRKAAEDGTNEIGVAVMATTFAIVAVFVPVAFMDGIIGRFFLQFGITVTVAVLVSLFVSFTLDPMLSSVWHDPVKDRFKYLPWLGRLMETIEHGIDKVHVWYGKVLAVALDWRKTTLALTLAIFVGSLLLVPKIGGEMFPETDRGWIDMQFKVPVGSSLEYNASKVAQVEAALREFPEVETVFSNIGAAEGRHISYVNVKLTDVHKTHRRPQKELEKAIRARLATIPGITPSVGQKPIFIAILGTDEAKLDKVAHQLMDKMKAIKGVADLEYSQEGANPSTSIRINNELASDLGLTTQQIGAALRPFVAGETVSYWLAPDGQNYDVNVQLPKVGRQRVADLADLSLASSKPGPDGRPLMVPLRQVVEFVPSYSPQVLKRQALMRRVAVMAGVEGRPGGDVDADVKKAMDSIEMPAGVRFDVGGQAKQMQETLTSAMIALGIAIVFIYLVLASQFGSFLQPVAIMMSLPLSLIGVLLALLVTGSTLNIFSVIGVIMLMGLVTKNAILLVDFTNHGQQGGMTQRDAIMAAGQVRLRPILMTTLAMIFGMLPMAIGMGEGGETQAPMGRAVIGGVITSTLLTLVVVPVAYTYLDNLGKRAKRWFAAPEEKPAVVAVADAA
- the xerD gene encoding site-specific tyrosine recombinase XerD translates to MAADDAALIDAFCDALWLEDGLSKNSLDAYRRDMRAFAQWLDVTQAGKSLLAVTRADVDAYFAARHDDTKATTSNRRLSVLKRFYQQALRQNRIAQDPCLKVASAKQPTRFVHTLSEAQVEALLAAPDEREPLGVRDRTMLELMYASGLRVSELVAIKLTELGLNEGVLRITGKGSKTRLVPFGAQARAWLERYLREARGIILNGQQDDALFVTARGGAMTRQMFWVIVKKHAARAGITAPLSPHTLRHAFATHLLNHGADLRVVQLLLGHSDISTTQIYTHVARERLKQLHAVHHPRG
- a CDS encoding methylated-DNA--[protein]-cysteine S-methyltransferase; translation: MTKIQQASELFAAIVPTPFGALGIRTGGAVITELVYLPASFEEKAPQDGVAEQAAAQVLRYCDDPDFRFDLPLAQVGSEFQRKVWATISAIPRGEVRTYGEVAKHVGSMPRAVGQACGANYFPLVVPCHRVTGAQGLGGFAGSDDRNGFTLNVKRWLLAHEGLREYAWQQTTLL
- a CDS encoding TRAP transporter large permease subunit; this encodes MNALIIFALLLVLMLTGMPISISLGLTVLTFLFTMTQVPIESVALKLFTGIEKFEIMAIPFFILAGNFLTHGGVARRMINFATSMVGHWHGGLALAGVLACALFAAVSGSSPATVVAIGSIILPAMVKQGYPKRFGAGVITTSGALGILIPPSIVMVMYSVTTNTSVGALFMAGVVPGIMLAFLLGLTTWVLAKKHNYPRMPKATWGERFAAFRKSGWGLLLIVIVMGGIYSGVFTPTEAAAMAAVYAFIIAVFVYKDLKLKQVGKVLLDSASMSAMLLYIITNAVLFSFLMTSENIPQEMAAWLTAQGLGPIAFLLVVNILLLIAGNFMEPSSIVLIMAPILFPVAVALGINPIHFGILIVVNMEVGMCHPPVGLNLYVASGITKMGISELTVAVMPWLLTMLGFLLVVTYVPAISLWLPNLVYGSVG